The following is a genomic window from Gemmatimonadota bacterium.
CGTCATTGCGATTCCACGCCGCAAAAATCCGCACGAGTGGCACACCCATAAACTCTGCAACATCGACCCAGTGCTTAACACTATCTATCACCTCCTGCAACTCTTCCTGGGGCCTGCCAAAATCATTGCTCACACCGAGATACGAAATCACCAGACCGCGCCTGAGACAGCGCATGCGAATATCCCGCAAATACGCCGGGTCTTCAGACTCAAACGCACGCGTGTGAATATCAATTCCATCCAGACGCAAATCATAAGCCTTGTCGATAAACCCTGCCATATCAATCTCGCCAGCAGTGAACTGATCTTTGTAACTCAGAGACATACAACCCAATTTCATCATGGTTAATATCCTTTCTTAAAAACGGGCGGGTTCGAAACCCGACCCTACATTTTTATCTGCGACCATCTGCGGCATCTGCGGATCATTTTTTCACTTCACTCAGCGCATCGAGCAATCGCGCCACATCATCGCTACCATTGTACAAATGCGTGGAAACGCGCACCCGCCCAAACTCGCCCCAGCAAAAAACATTGCGCTCTTCGAGGCGATTGACCATCTCGCGGCCATCCTCACACGCAAAGCAGGTATTGCCCGACCGCGCTTCCCGGTTATCGGGCGAAATAACCTCATAGCCCAACTTCGCAAGCCCTCGGGACACCAGTTCGGACAAATCGCGCGCGTGGTTCTCAATCTTCTCAGGACCAATATCTAAAATCACACCCAGCGCGTGATCCAGGTGCATAATCACCTGCATAGCCGGATTTCCGGGTTCGAGCTTTTCCGGCATCGGTTGCTCGGCAACCTCGGGATCGCGCTCGGCGGTTTGTTCGGGCCACACTTTGAGATTGTGCCAGCCAAAACACGTCGATGCGACCTGCTCTTCCGCCCGTTCGCTCAAATAACAAGGCGCCGTACCGTGCGTTGCCAAAAGCCATTTGTAACTGCTGCTCACCGTGAGATCTGTCAACTGCGCTGGCACGCGCAAAACACCCGAAGAATGCGTGGCATCAACGGCGAATAACGCGCCTTTTTCCCCTGCGCCCTCAGAGAGTTGCGCCAAATTCAAACACTGCCCCGTGTAAAACCCCACATGGCTGACAGCGAGAACGCGCGTGCGGGAATCAACAGCGTCGAGGAGATCCGCTTCGCGCACCCGCCACTGTTTATGCGGCACCAGACGAACCTCAACACCCCTGGATCGCAGATGCTTCCACGCATACGCCACAGAGGGAAACTCGAGATTATTGGTCACGACATTATCGCCGGGCTGCCAGTCCAACCCCCGCGAAAACCAGCCCATGCCCTCGGCAGCAGAAGGCATAAACGCAATGCGATTGGCCGGCACATTCCAGAGCTGCCCCATGCGCTGGCGACAGCGTTCTCCCCTATCGTAAATTTTATCGCGGCCCTTGTGCGATCCACCCTTAAATCTGGCAAAATCGGCATATACCTCGGCTTGACTTTTGAGCCACGGGGACTCACCCCCCGTACACAGGTGGGCCATGCCTTCAATACCTTCAAAAGCCTCTGGTGAAAGAAGAGGTGTAATTGTCAAAAGAACTCCTTTCTTTATTCGGGATATAGATCAACAAACAGACCATCTCCCAATATAGTCTTTATATCTCATTCATCCACAAATAAAATAAGGGTCGTGAAGTCACGACCCTTGAATAATACACACAATATTAATGGCGACCCCGAGGGGAATCGAACCCCCGTTGCCGGGATGAAAACCCGGTGTCCTAACCACTGAACGACGGGGTCGCCTCATAGATAGGGAAATATATACAAAACCCAAAAACGAAGCAAGGCGAAATAGAAAAAATAAAATTCTCGCGTCTTGACAAAATCACACTCACGCTATACACTATATTTTTTGCAAAACAACAATAGAAAGGACGCACTGTGGCAAAATTCAACATCTTGCTCTTTGAACCCGTACACCCCTGTGGACAAGATCACCTTCTCAAAAACGACTGCGAAATCCTCTGGGCAAAAGGATTTGAACCCGATCAAATCATCGCCTCGGTCAAAGACGCAGACGGCATTCTCGCACGCGCACGCGGCATCATTGACGGACCAGTAATGGATCGGGCACCGCGCCTCAAAGTCATAGGTCGCCACGGCATCGGCGTCGATAACATCGACGTTGACGCCGCCACCGAGCGCGGTATCTACGTCGTCAACACACCCGGCGCCCCCGTAGAAGCCGTCGCCGAATATATCGCCATGTCATTCATTGCCCTGCCGCGCCAAATTGGTCAAGCCGATACCGCGACCCGCTCTGGCGACTGGGCACTCCGAGACCGCGTACACGCCCCCGAATTAATCGGCAAAACCCTGGGCATTATCGGCTTTGGTCGCATAGGCCGTCGCCTTGCGGAAATTTGCTCCCTCGGCTTCAGAATGAACGTCATCTACACCGACGAATTCCCCGCATCCGCAGAAGAAGAAAACCGGCTGAATGTGCGCCGCGTAGAATTGGACGACCTCCTCTCTGCCTCGGACTATATCAGCCTCAACGTCCCCCTCCTCGACAGCACGCATCACCTCATCAATACCGATACAC
Proteins encoded in this region:
- a CDS encoding aminotransferase class V-fold PLP-dependent enzyme, producing the protein MTITPLLSPEAFEGIEGMAHLCTGGESPWLKSQAEVYADFARFKGGSHKGRDKIYDRGERCRQRMGQLWNVPANRIAFMPSAAEGMGWFSRGLDWQPGDNVVTNNLEFPSVAYAWKHLRSRGVEVRLVPHKQWRVREADLLDAVDSRTRVLAVSHVGFYTGQCLNLAQLSEGAGEKGALFAVDATHSSGVLRVPAQLTDLTVSSSYKWLLATHGTAPCYLSERAEEQVASTCFGWHNLKVWPEQTAERDPEVAEQPMPEKLEPGNPAMQVIMHLDHALGVILDIGPEKIENHARDLSELVSRGLAKLGYEVISPDNREARSGNTCFACEDGREMVNRLEERNVFCWGEFGRVRVSTHLYNGSDDVARLLDALSEVKK
- a CDS encoding hydroxyacid dehydrogenase produces the protein MAKFNILLFEPVHPCGQDHLLKNDCEILWAKGFEPDQIIASVKDADGILARARGIIDGPVMDRAPRLKVIGRHGIGVDNIDVDAATERGIYVVNTPGAPVEAVAEYIAMSFIALPRQIGQADTATRSGDWALRDRVHAPELIGKTLGIIGFGRIGRRLAEICSLGFRMNVIYTDEFPASAEEENRLNVRRVELDDLLSASDYISLNVPLLDSTHHLINTDTLARMQPHAIIANCSRGPVIDEQALVTALKNKQIGGAIIDVFESEPATPDNPLCELDNVLLSPHYSGHSAESIQKMAMVAADIVRVINGQQPEFPVNDPS
- a CDS encoding TIM barrel protein, with product MMKLGCMSLSYKDQFTAGEIDMAGFIDKAYDLRLDGIDIHTRAFESEDPAYLRDIRMRCLRRGLVISYLGVSNDFGRPQEELQEVIDSVKHWVDVAEFMGVPLVRIFAAWNRNDEPEEQVWDRMMPCMQEVAEYGQQKGIVLGLHNHN